Proteins from one Oncorhynchus tshawytscha isolate Ot180627B linkage group LG16, Otsh_v2.0, whole genome shotgun sequence genomic window:
- the vwa1 gene encoding von Willebrand factor A domain-containing protein 1 isoform X2, translated as MENRILFTCILVGMFLRKSCGQNSATEEVLNCCEGDILFLLDSSGSVSSYEYSRMLGFLSELLLPFSLGEDQVRVGLLQVGTQPRLEFGFDAHNTQSGLQEALGNTKALRGDTNTEEALRMAKDWVLKPGGARGARAELPRVLVWLTDGVKPGDVIGPMEELREEGVAVLVISTGHGNYQVLRQVVTPPVESHLYFVDIDDMSIITEDLRDAIIEILWAERLQVRDVSTDSAVLQWRPVLAGLNGYYDIRFGPAPSGGVVGGGAGGPGTSPSTSGGQYQRLTRPGDSSTARLTGLKPDTTYTATLTPESNLQVLNPLSVTFTTKPEVLSPAVVTVSDSEANSVRVSWGPLQPESVQSFQVEYSALPGGKLHMTTVGRGQNSTMLTNLQPDTQYLVTVSARHSYGQERAMSVKVCTEEVRPDLADLRLTTVGSDSVQVDWKASMDGLRGYWLTWEGQDGHGSTTAQRSSFYLPPNLLSTRLTHLPPATRVCVWPVYRTTRGKGLCCTAQFHSDASAWGHRS; from the exons TGTTGAACTGCTGTGAGGGCGACATCCTCTTCCTATTGGACTCCTCAGGCAGCGTCTCATCCTATGAGTACTCCCGCATGCTGGGCTTCCTGTCCGagctcctcctccccttctcattGGGCGAGGACCAGGTGAGGGTGGGGCTACTGCAGGTGGGCACCCAACCCCGCCTCGAGTTTGGCTTTGACGCCCACAATACCCAATCTGGCCTCCAGGAGGCACTGGGGAACACCAAGGCTCTGAGGGGCGACACCAATACAGAGGAGGCCCTCAGGATGGCCAAGGACTGGGTGCTGAAGCCTGGAGGGGCCAGGGGGGCCAGGGCAGAGCTACCCAGGGTTCTAGTGTGGCTGACGGACGGGGTGAAGCCGGGTGATGTGATTGGACCAATGGAGGAGTTGAGAGAGGAGGGTGTAGCCGTTCTGGTGATCTCCACGGGCCACGGGAACTACCAGGTGCTGCGGCAGGTGGTCACCCCACCTGTGGAGTCACACCTGTACTTTGTGGACATCGACGATATGAGTATCATCACCGAGGACCTGAGGGATGCCATtattg AGATCCTCTGGGCTGAACGGCTCCAGGTGCGAGATGTGTCCACAGACAGCGCTGTGCTGCAGTGGCGACCGGTTCTGGCCGGATTGAACGGTTATTATGACATCCGGTTTGGACCGGCTCCCAGTGGGGGAGTGgttggaggaggagcaggggggcctggtaccagccccagtaccagcggTGGCCAGTACCAGAGACTCACCCGGCCAGGGGACTCTAGCACGGCCAGGCTGACGGGACTAAAGCCAGACACCACCTACACAGCCACACTGACTCCTGAGTCCAACCTGCAGGTGCTCAACCCCCTCTCCGTCACCTTCACCACTAAGCCAG AGGTGTTGAGCCCAGCCGTGGTGACGGTGTCGGACTCAGAGGCCAATAGTGTGAGGGTGAGCTGGGGTCCTCTGCAGCCAGAgtctgtccagagcttccaggTGGAGTACTCAGCGCTCCCGGGGGGGAAGCTCCACATGACTACTGTGGGCCGGGGGCAGAACTCCACCATGCTGACCAACCTCCAGCCAGACACCCAGTACTTGGTCACCGTGAGCGCCCGTCACTCCTATGGCCAGGAGAGGGCCATGTCTGTCAAAGTGTGCACTGAGGAGG TGAGGCCGGATCTTGCAGACCTGCGGCTGACCACGGTGGGCAGTGACTCTGTGCAGGTGGACTGGAAAGCCAGCATGGACGGCCTCAGGGGCTACTGGCTCACCTGGGAGGGACAGGACGGCCACGGCTCTACCACCGCCCAGCGCTCCTCCTTCTACCTGCCCCCCAACTTACTGTCCACACGTCTGACACACCTGCCCCCCGccaccagagtgtgtgtgtggcctgtatACCGGACGACACGCGGGAAGGGCCTCTGCTGCACGGCCCAGTTTCATTCAG ATGCATCGGCTTGGGGCCACAGATCATAA
- the vwa1 gene encoding von Willebrand factor A domain-containing protein 1 isoform X3 — protein sequence MENRILFTCILVGMFLRKSCGQNSATEEVLNCCEGDILFLLDSSGSVSSYEYSRMLGFLSELLLPFSLGEDQVRVGLLQVGTQPRLEFGFDAHNTQSGLQEALGNTKALRGDTNTEEALRMAKDWVLKPGGARGARAELPRVLVWLTDGVKPGDVIGPMEELREEGVAVLVISTGHGNYQVLRQVVTPPVESHLYFVDIDDMSIITEDLRDAIIEILWAERLQVRDVSTDSAVLQWRPVLAGLNGYYDIRFGPAPSGGVVGGGAGGPGTSPSTSGGQYQRLTRPGDSSTARLTGLKPDTTYTATLTPESNLQVLNPLSVTFTTKPEVLSPAVVTVSDSEANSVRVSWGPLQPESVQSFQVEYSALPGGKLHMTTVGRGQNSTMLTNLQPDTQYLVTVSARHSYGQERAMSVKVCTEEVRPDLADLRLTTVGSDSVQVDWKASMDGLRGYWLTWEGQDGHGSTTAQRSSFYLPPNLLSTRLTHLPPATRVCVWPVYRTTRGKGLCCTAQFHSGQ from the exons TGTTGAACTGCTGTGAGGGCGACATCCTCTTCCTATTGGACTCCTCAGGCAGCGTCTCATCCTATGAGTACTCCCGCATGCTGGGCTTCCTGTCCGagctcctcctccccttctcattGGGCGAGGACCAGGTGAGGGTGGGGCTACTGCAGGTGGGCACCCAACCCCGCCTCGAGTTTGGCTTTGACGCCCACAATACCCAATCTGGCCTCCAGGAGGCACTGGGGAACACCAAGGCTCTGAGGGGCGACACCAATACAGAGGAGGCCCTCAGGATGGCCAAGGACTGGGTGCTGAAGCCTGGAGGGGCCAGGGGGGCCAGGGCAGAGCTACCCAGGGTTCTAGTGTGGCTGACGGACGGGGTGAAGCCGGGTGATGTGATTGGACCAATGGAGGAGTTGAGAGAGGAGGGTGTAGCCGTTCTGGTGATCTCCACGGGCCACGGGAACTACCAGGTGCTGCGGCAGGTGGTCACCCCACCTGTGGAGTCACACCTGTACTTTGTGGACATCGACGATATGAGTATCATCACCGAGGACCTGAGGGATGCCATtattg AGATCCTCTGGGCTGAACGGCTCCAGGTGCGAGATGTGTCCACAGACAGCGCTGTGCTGCAGTGGCGACCGGTTCTGGCCGGATTGAACGGTTATTATGACATCCGGTTTGGACCGGCTCCCAGTGGGGGAGTGgttggaggaggagcaggggggcctggtaccagccccagtaccagcggTGGCCAGTACCAGAGACTCACCCGGCCAGGGGACTCTAGCACGGCCAGGCTGACGGGACTAAAGCCAGACACCACCTACACAGCCACACTGACTCCTGAGTCCAACCTGCAGGTGCTCAACCCCCTCTCCGTCACCTTCACCACTAAGCCAG AGGTGTTGAGCCCAGCCGTGGTGACGGTGTCGGACTCAGAGGCCAATAGTGTGAGGGTGAGCTGGGGTCCTCTGCAGCCAGAgtctgtccagagcttccaggTGGAGTACTCAGCGCTCCCGGGGGGGAAGCTCCACATGACTACTGTGGGCCGGGGGCAGAACTCCACCATGCTGACCAACCTCCAGCCAGACACCCAGTACTTGGTCACCGTGAGCGCCCGTCACTCCTATGGCCAGGAGAGGGCCATGTCTGTCAAAGTGTGCACTGAGGAGG TGAGGCCGGATCTTGCAGACCTGCGGCTGACCACGGTGGGCAGTGACTCTGTGCAGGTGGACTGGAAAGCCAGCATGGACGGCCTCAGGGGCTACTGGCTCACCTGGGAGGGACAGGACGGCCACGGCTCTACCACCGCCCAGCGCTCCTCCTTCTACCTGCCCCCCAACTTACTGTCCACACGTCTGACACACCTGCCCCCCGccaccagagtgtgtgtgtggcctgtatACCGGACGACACGCGGGAAGGGCCTCTGCTGCACGGCCCAGTTTCATTCAG gacaatga